From Paracoccus suum, the proteins below share one genomic window:
- a CDS encoding AbrB family transcriptional regulator: protein MLRAQTVVLAASGVALFLALGLPLPFLFGPLAACLIAALAGARMRGLSRASVAARTILGVAVGASLTPTVLARVPSMAGSVALVPVYILLIGVIGVPFFRRLGGYDRVTAFFAAMPGGASDMVIFGQAAGGNPRALSLIHATRVLVIVVVAPIVLTQGYGAALTNPIGAPAAAIPLDQLALMALAALVGWGVAHRAGLFGAAILGPMIAAAVLTLAGLIHMRPPREALMSAQFLIGLGIGVQYSGITLGELRRTVLLATAFMLLLAAIAAGFTEVVTLTGLANPVEAFLAFSPGGQAEMAMLAIITGADLGFVVTHHLTRLVLVLLGAPLLARILRD, encoded by the coding sequence ATGCTTCGTGCCCAGACGGTGGTGCTCGCTGCATCGGGGGTCGCGCTGTTCCTGGCGCTCGGACTGCCGCTGCCATTCCTGTTCGGGCCGCTTGCCGCCTGCCTGATTGCGGCGCTGGCGGGGGCACGAATGCGCGGCCTCAGCCGCGCCTCGGTCGCGGCCCGCACGATCCTGGGCGTCGCGGTCGGCGCGTCGCTCACCCCGACTGTGCTGGCGCGAGTGCCGTCGATGGCCGGATCGGTCGCGCTCGTGCCGGTCTATATCCTCCTGATCGGCGTGATCGGAGTGCCCTTCTTTCGCCGCCTCGGGGGCTATGACCGGGTCACCGCCTTTTTCGCTGCAATGCCCGGCGGGGCGAGCGACATGGTGATCTTTGGTCAGGCCGCGGGGGGCAATCCGCGGGCGCTGTCGCTGATCCACGCAACCCGGGTGCTGGTGATCGTCGTGGTCGCGCCGATCGTCCTGACCCAAGGCTACGGCGCGGCGCTGACCAACCCGATTGGCGCCCCCGCCGCTGCCATCCCTCTGGACCAGCTGGCGCTGATGGCCCTTGCCGCACTGGTCGGATGGGGCGTGGCCCACCGGGCCGGGCTGTTCGGCGCCGCGATCCTCGGGCCGATGATTGCGGCGGCAGTGCTGACGCTGGCCGGGCTGATCCACATGCGCCCGCCGCGCGAGGCGCTGATGAGCGCGCAGTTCCTGATCGGCCTCGGGATCGGGGTGCAATACAGCGGCATCACCTTGGGCGAGTTGCGGCGGACGGTCCTGCTCGCGACCGCCTTCATGCTGCTGCTGGCCGCCATCGCCGCGGGTTTCACCGAAGTCGTGACCCTGACCGGCTTGGCCAATCCCGTCGAGGCCTTCCTCGCCTTCTCGCCCGGCGGGCAGGCCGAAATGGCGATGCTGGCGATCATCACAGGGGCCGATCTGGGCTTTGTTGTGACCCATCACCTGACGCGGCTGGTGCTGGTCCTGCTGGGTGCACCGCTGCTGGCGCGCATCCTGCGAGACTGA
- a CDS encoding NAD(P)/FAD-dependent oxidoreductase: MTEILIAGGAVMGASVAFWLTRLDPGLKPLVIEPDPSYATSSTALSAAGIRSQFTNAVNVEISRFGIDFIRDFAAATGPAGGVPDLGLRENGYLFLTGTATGALTLENLAAMQRECGAATEVLDPAELRRRFPWMNVDDLTAGSFGPRDEGFFDNMGLLAGLKAAARAAGAVWITDRVTGFERDGDRVIAAQLEKGGRRQADVFVNCAGPRCAALMRSMDLDLPVEPRKRTVFFVDAPEARHPDAPLICDPLGIWCRPEHGQWLAATVPATDGPCGEDDFEPEHALWEDEVWPALYNRAEGFGAAKVLRLWAGHYAFNTLDQNAILGRNPQVPNFYHANGFSGHGLQQAPAVGRGIAEQIVHGDWRTLDLSPLGVQRVLDGQPFAEAAIV; the protein is encoded by the coding sequence GTGACCGAGATTTTGATCGCCGGAGGGGCGGTGATGGGGGCGTCGGTGGCGTTCTGGCTGACCCGGCTGGACCCGGGCCTCAAGCCCCTGGTCATCGAGCCGGACCCGTCCTATGCCACCTCGTCCACGGCCCTGTCGGCGGCGGGCATCCGCAGCCAGTTCACCAATGCCGTCAACGTCGAGATCAGCCGTTTTGGCATCGATTTCATCCGCGACTTCGCGGCCGCGACCGGGCCGGCCGGCGGCGTGCCGGACCTTGGCCTGCGCGAGAACGGATATCTGTTCCTGACCGGCACCGCGACCGGCGCGCTGACGCTGGAAAACCTGGCCGCGATGCAGCGTGAATGCGGCGCTGCGACCGAGGTGCTGGACCCGGCGGAGTTGCGCCGGCGGTTCCCGTGGATGAATGTCGATGATCTTACCGCAGGCTCGTTCGGCCCAAGGGACGAGGGGTTTTTCGACAACATGGGCCTGCTCGCGGGCCTCAAGGCTGCGGCGCGCGCGGCCGGGGCGGTCTGGATCACCGACCGCGTCACCGGGTTCGAACGCGACGGCGACCGGGTCATTGCCGCGCAACTGGAAAAGGGCGGCAGGCGGCAGGCGGACGTGTTCGTCAACTGCGCCGGGCCCCGCTGCGCCGCGCTGATGCGCTCCATGGACCTCGACCTGCCAGTCGAGCCGCGCAAGCGCACCGTGTTCTTTGTCGACGCCCCCGAGGCGCGGCACCCGGACGCGCCTCTGATCTGCGATCCGCTCGGTATCTGGTGCCGGCCGGAGCATGGGCAGTGGCTGGCCGCGACCGTCCCGGCGACCGATGGCCCATGCGGAGAGGATGATTTCGAACCCGAGCACGCCCTGTGGGAGGACGAGGTCTGGCCCGCCCTCTACAATCGGGCCGAAGGCTTTGGCGCGGCCAAGGTGCTGCGTCTCTGGGCTGGGCATTACGCCTTTAACACTTTGGACCAGAACGCCATTCTCGGGCGCAATCCGCAGGTGCCCAACTTTTACCACGCGAACGGTTTTTCCGGCCACGGCCTGCAGCAGGCGCCCGCGGTCGGTCGCGGTATCGCCGAGCAGATCGTCCATGGCGACTGGCGCACCCTTGATCTGTCGCCGCTGGGGGTGCAGCGGGTGCTTGACGGACAACCTTTTGCCGAGGCGGCGATTGTATGA
- a CDS encoding tripartite tricarboxylate transporter permease, which translates to MDSVTQLLHGFSIAMQPINLMWALIGTFLGTAVGVLPGIGPALTIALLLPVTANVAPTSAFIMFAGIFYGAMYGGSTTSILLNTPGESGSMMTALEGNKMARKGRGAAALATAAIGSFVAGTIATLGLTFLAPPIAELAFLFKPQDYFALMLLAFLSVSVVLGSSKVRGFIALFIGLALGLMGIDKQTGVQRITFGLPDMLDGVEMTVVLVSLFAIGETLYVASRFASAPPRLNPLAGGIWMTREDWRRSWMPWLRGTALGFPIGALPAGGSEIPTFLSYALERRLSRHKEEFGQGAIEGVAGPEAANNASAAGVLVPLLTLGLPTSATAAILLAAFQNYGLQPGPLLFINSGDLVWALIASLYVGNLMLLVLNLPLVGLWVRLLFVPRPWLYGGILVFALVGIWGAANSWLDLALMFLIGCLGYLMRVFDFPIAPVLIGLILGPLAEVQLRRALAIGQGDPLVLVSTPLSGMLWFVALMIVVVPAALHWNRARQRAGTLPPV; encoded by the coding sequence ATGGATTCAGTCACCCAGCTGCTGCACGGCTTTTCGATCGCAATGCAACCCATCAACCTGATGTGGGCCCTGATCGGGACATTCCTGGGCACAGCCGTGGGCGTGCTGCCGGGCATCGGCCCGGCGCTAACTATCGCCTTACTGCTGCCCGTTACCGCGAATGTCGCGCCGACCTCGGCGTTTATCATGTTTGCCGGCATCTTTTACGGCGCGATGTATGGCGGCTCGACCACGTCCATCCTGCTGAACACGCCGGGCGAGAGCGGCAGCATGATGACCGCGCTGGAAGGCAACAAGATGGCCCGCAAGGGGCGCGGCGCCGCGGCGCTGGCCACGGCTGCGATCGGCAGCTTCGTCGCCGGAACCATCGCGACGCTGGGCTTGACCTTCCTCGCCCCCCCGATTGCCGAACTGGCCTTTCTGTTCAAGCCGCAGGATTATTTCGCCCTGATGCTGCTGGCGTTCCTGTCGGTCAGCGTGGTGCTGGGCAGTTCCAAGGTGCGGGGCTTTATCGCACTCTTCATCGGCCTCGCGCTGGGGCTGATGGGTATCGACAAGCAGACGGGGGTACAGCGCATCACCTTTGGCCTGCCGGACATGCTCGACGGGGTCGAGATGACGGTGGTGCTTGTCTCGCTCTTCGCTATTGGCGAGACGCTGTATGTCGCCAGCCGCTTTGCCAGCGCGCCGCCGCGGCTGAACCCGCTGGCGGGCGGCATCTGGATGACGCGCGAGGACTGGCGGCGGTCATGGATGCCATGGCTGCGCGGCACGGCGCTCGGCTTTCCTATCGGCGCCCTGCCCGCCGGCGGGTCCGAGATCCCGACGTTCCTGTCCTATGCTCTGGAGCGGCGCCTTTCGCGCCACAAGGAGGAGTTCGGCCAGGGCGCCATCGAAGGCGTCGCCGGCCCCGAGGCCGCGAACAACGCCTCCGCTGCTGGCGTGCTGGTGCCGCTGTTGACGCTGGGGTTGCCGACCTCAGCCACGGCAGCAATCCTGCTGGCGGCGTTCCAGAACTATGGTCTGCAACCGGGGCCGCTGCTGTTCATCAACAGCGGCGATCTGGTCTGGGCGCTGATCGCCTCGCTTTACGTCGGCAACCTGATGCTGCTGGTCCTGAATCTGCCGCTGGTCGGGTTGTGGGTGCGGCTGCTGTTCGTGCCCCGGCCATGGCTCTACGGCGGCATTCTGGTATTCGCGCTGGTGGGCATCTGGGGCGCGGCGAACAGCTGGCTGGACCTCGCGCTGATGTTCCTGATCGGTTGCCTCGGCTATCTGATGCGGGTTTTCGACTTTCCCATCGCGCCCGTGTTGATCGGCCTGATCCTTGGCCCGCTGGCCGAGGTGCAGTTACGCCGCGCGCTGGCGATCGGCCAGGGGGACCCGCTGGTGCTGGTCTCGACGCCGCTGTCGGGCATGTTGTGGTTCGTCGCCCTGATGATCGTCGTTGTTCCGGCGGCCCTGCACTGGAACCGGGCGCGTCAGCGCGCGGGAACGCTGCCGCCGGTCTGA
- a CDS encoding ABC-F family ATP-binding cassette domain-containing protein gives MLRIDDISYSIAGRPLFDGATAVIPDGHKVGLVGPNGAGKTTLFKLIRGELSLDGGAIVLPSRARIGGVAQEAPGTALSVLDTTLAADTERASLMVEADTATDPHRIADIHARLADIDAWSAEGRAASILQGLGFPPADQARPTSDFSGGWRMRVTLAGVLFAQPDLLLLDEPTNYLDLEGALWLESYLARYPHTVIIISHDRGLLNRAVGGILHVENRKLTFYNGNYDAFARARAERRALQAAEAKKQAARREHLQSFVDRFRAKASKAVQAQSRIKMLARMEPITAPEEAKFHRFAFPQPDELSPPIINMEGVAVGYGDRAVLSRLDLRIDQDDRIALLGRNGQGKSTLSKLLAGRLDTMAGTITRSSKLRVGYFAQHQVDELDLTETPLAHVRRLRPNEAPPRLRARLAGFGLMEAQAETKVGSLSGGQKARLSLLIATIDAPHLLILDEPTNHLDIESREALMEALNDYTGAVVLVSHDMHLLGLVADRLWLVDSGKVRPWDGDLEDYRQMLLTSPDQVPQAPPPARTAPTRPTAGRAEILELRAEVRRAEDRIAKLNEMLAKLDAKMANPAVYGAPAEAEKWGRKHVEAREAMARAEALWLGAIEALEVAGG, from the coding sequence ATGCTGCGCATTGACGATATCTCGTATTCCATCGCCGGACGGCCGCTGTTCGACGGCGCCACCGCGGTCATCCCGGACGGTCACAAGGTCGGCCTCGTCGGCCCCAACGGCGCCGGCAAGACGACGCTGTTCAAACTGATCCGGGGCGAATTGTCGCTCGACGGCGGGGCCATCGTGCTGCCGTCGCGCGCCCGCATCGGCGGTGTCGCGCAAGAGGCGCCGGGCACCGCGCTGAGCGTGCTGGACACCACCCTCGCCGCCGATACCGAGCGCGCGAGCCTGATGGTCGAGGCGGACACCGCGACCGATCCGCACCGGATTGCCGACATCCATGCGCGCCTTGCCGATATCGACGCATGGTCGGCAGAGGGGCGAGCGGCCTCGATCCTGCAGGGCCTCGGATTTCCTCCGGCCGATCAGGCCCGCCCGACCAGTGATTTTTCCGGCGGCTGGCGGATGCGCGTGACGCTGGCCGGGGTCCTCTTTGCCCAGCCCGACCTGCTGCTGCTTGACGAGCCGACCAACTACCTCGACCTCGAGGGCGCGCTGTGGCTGGAAAGCTATCTCGCGCGCTATCCGCACACCGTCATCATCATCAGCCACGACCGCGGGCTGCTGAACCGGGCGGTGGGCGGCATCCTGCATGTCGAAAACCGAAAGCTCACCTTTTACAACGGCAACTATGACGCCTTTGCCCGGGCCCGCGCCGAACGCCGTGCGTTGCAGGCGGCCGAGGCGAAAAAGCAGGCGGCGCGGCGCGAGCATCTGCAAAGCTTTGTCGACCGCTTTCGCGCCAAGGCCAGCAAGGCCGTGCAGGCGCAAAGCCGTATCAAGATGCTCGCCCGGATGGAGCCGATCACCGCGCCCGAGGAAGCCAAGTTCCACCGCTTTGCCTTTCCCCAGCCGGACGAGTTGTCCCCGCCGATCATCAACATGGAGGGCGTGGCGGTCGGCTATGGCGATCGCGCAGTCCTCTCTCGCCTCGACCTGCGGATCGACCAGGACGACCGCATCGCCCTGCTGGGCCGCAACGGACAGGGCAAATCGACGCTGTCCAAGCTGCTGGCCGGGCGTCTGGACACGATGGCTGGAACGATCACCCGGTCCAGCAAGCTGCGCGTCGGCTATTTCGCGCAGCATCAGGTGGACGAGCTGGACTTGACCGAAACCCCGCTGGCCCATGTCCGCCGGCTGCGCCCGAACGAGGCGCCGCCGCGCCTGCGCGCCCGCCTTGCCGGCTTTGGCCTGATGGAAGCGCAGGCCGAGACCAAGGTCGGGTCCCTGTCGGGCGGGCAAAAGGCGCGGCTGTCGCTGCTGATCGCGACCATCGACGCGCCACATCTGCTGATCCTCGACGAGCCGACCAACCACCTCGACATCGAAAGCCGCGAGGCGCTGATGGAGGCGTTGAACGACTACACCGGTGCGGTGGTGCTGGTCAGCCACGACATGCATCTGCTGGGGCTGGTGGCCGACCGGCTGTGGCTGGTCGACAGCGGCAAGGTCCGCCCCTGGGATGGCGATCTGGAGGATTACCGGCAGATGCTGCTGACCTCGCCGGACCAGGTCCCGCAGGCGCCGCCGCCCGCACGGACCGCACCCACCCGCCCGACGGCTGGCCGCGCCGAGATCCTGGAGCTGCGCGCAGAGGTGCGCCGGGCCGAGGACCGCATCGCCAAGCTGAACGAGATGCTGGCCAAGCTCGACGCCAAGATGGCCAACCCGGCCGTCTATGGCGCGCCGGCCGAGGCCGAGAAATGGGGTCGCAAGCATGTCGAGGCGCGCGAGGCGATGGCCCGGGCCGAGGCGTTGTGGCTGGGTGCCATCGAGGCACTGGAGGTCGCGGGCGGGTGA
- a CDS encoding (d)CMP kinase: protein MTGRPGFCVAIDGPGAAGKGTIARAIAGRFGFHHLDTGLLYRAVALKGGDPGSAARGLSAADLARTDLRSAEAGQAASRIAAIPEVRAALLDFQRRFATQPPGAVLDGRDIGTVICPEAELKLYVTAADTTRAERRAAELGADVAEVLSQLRERDARDAERATAPLRPAEDAVILDTTTLTIEQAVTTAVVLVEERWLRG, encoded by the coding sequence ATGACGGGACGGCCGGGATTTTGCGTGGCGATCGACGGGCCGGGCGCGGCGGGCAAGGGGACCATCGCGCGGGCCATCGCGGGGCGCTTTGGCTTTCACCATTTGGATACCGGGCTGCTCTATCGCGCGGTCGCGCTGAAGGGCGGCGATCCCGGCAGCGCGGCACGTGGCCTCAGCGCGGCTGACCTGGCCCGGACCGATCTGCGCAGCGCCGAGGCTGGACAAGCCGCCAGCCGCATCGCTGCCATTCCCGAGGTGCGGGCCGCGCTGCTGGATTTCCAGCGCCGCTTTGCCACCCAGCCGCCCGGCGCGGTGCTGGACGGGCGCGACATCGGCACGGTGATCTGTCCCGAGGCCGAGCTGAAGCTGTACGTGACAGCGGCCGACACCACCCGCGCCGAGCGCCGCGCGGCCGAACTGGGCGCCGATGTGGCCGAGGTGCTGTCCCAGTTGCGAGAGCGTGACGCTCGGGATGCCGAGCGCGCGACTGCGCCCCTGCGTCCGGCCGAGGATGCGGTTATCCTCGACACGACCACGCTGACAATCGAGCAGGCGGTGACGACTGCAGTCGTGCTGGTCGAGGAGCGCTGGCTGCGCGGTTAG
- a CDS encoding 2-methylaconitate cis-trans isomerase PrpF family protein, whose product MGQSFVPAVFYRGGSSKGVIFHARDLPDDRAEIEAILLAVLGSPDPNGRQLNGMGGGISSLSKAVILAPSDDPAADVDYTFVQVAVDAAECVWDGVCGNLASVVGPFAVEEGLVPPPADGEALVRFREAATGKIIYSRFPCADGVPVVQGDFVIAGVAGTGAMIRLDYRDPGGAITGRLLPTGQLTQELVLADGSSVEVSLIDSSNACVFVAAASVGLTGTESPDAIEARGEVMARLDEIRRRAGVLMGLAERPDALGLFNPRIAVVSAPADFTSLDGTRWNAGSHDIATRMLSMGRPHRAVPLASALCLGVACGIEGTLPNRLARTAADQPARGMVRVGTPSGVITVGAEVARDAGGEWRAISAASFRTARRLMQGQVAID is encoded by the coding sequence ATGGGGCAGAGTTTTGTTCCGGCAGTGTTTTATCGCGGCGGCAGCTCCAAGGGGGTGATCTTTCATGCCCGCGACCTGCCTGATGACCGCGCCGAGATCGAGGCGATCCTGCTCGCCGTCCTCGGCAGCCCCGATCCGAATGGGCGGCAACTGAACGGCATGGGCGGCGGCATCAGCTCGCTGTCCAAGGCGGTGATCCTGGCGCCCTCGGATGATCCGGCGGCAGATGTCGATTACACCTTCGTGCAGGTCGCCGTGGATGCGGCGGAATGCGTATGGGACGGGGTGTGCGGCAACCTCGCCTCGGTCGTCGGACCCTTTGCAGTCGAGGAGGGGTTGGTGCCGCCCCCTGCCGATGGCGAGGCGCTGGTGCGTTTTCGCGAGGCGGCGACCGGCAAGATCATCTACTCGCGATTCCCCTGCGCGGACGGAGTGCCGGTGGTGCAAGGCGATTTCGTGATCGCCGGCGTCGCTGGGACGGGCGCGATGATCCGCCTCGATTACCGCGATCCGGGCGGGGCGATCACGGGGCGGTTGCTGCCGACCGGACAACTGACGCAGGAGCTGGTGCTGGCGGATGGCAGTTCGGTCGAGGTATCGCTGATCGACAGCTCGAACGCCTGCGTCTTCGTGGCCGCCGCCTCGGTCGGGCTGACCGGGACGGAATCGCCCGACGCCATAGAGGCGAGGGGCGAGGTCATGGCCCGGCTGGATGAGATTCGTCGCCGGGCCGGGGTGCTGATGGGACTGGCGGAAAGGCCCGACGCGCTGGGGCTGTTCAATCCACGCATCGCCGTCGTCTCGGCCCCGGCGGATTTCACCAGCCTCGACGGCACGCGGTGGAATGCGGGCAGCCATGATATCGCCACGCGGATGCTGTCGATGGGGCGCCCCCACCGCGCGGTGCCGCTGGCCAGCGCCCTCTGTCTCGGGGTTGCCTGCGGGATCGAAGGAACGCTTCCGAACCGTCTGGCGCGGACAGCGGCCGATCAGCCGGCTCGCGGCATGGTGCGTGTCGGCACGCCCTCGGGCGTCATCACGGTCGGCGCCGAGGTTGCGCGCGATGCGGGCGGTGAATGGCGGGCGATCAGCGCGGCGTCGTTCCGCACCGCGCGGCGGCTGATGCAGGGGCAGGTCGCCATCGACTGA
- a CDS encoding efflux RND transporter periplasmic adaptor subunit: protein MTLPRLRFVPRLLLAGAAALALIVPAAPVALGQPAPGQGGPRQGSAAPKQVGFVTAGVSDVPQIVTLPGRAVAYEIATVRPRVGGLVEAITYEPGRPIEAGAPMFRLETETLDAALESARAAEQGATLARDNAQATVTRYRTLENKGVSRVDLQAAEVALSQAEASLIQSRTERQTAELERERAVITAPIAGITSETAVTIGSLVTANQADALATVTRVDPVYVDVAASSSQVLQSRQKIRQGVMTPITPPKLELTLEDGTVYDGTGEVVSTGSTVSPTTGTVDLRLKFANPDRMILPGQFLRVAITLGTIRAVLVPQRATTRLPDGSLAVFVVTEGGRAHRVMLTEQGAWNNSWAVTDGVAAGDRVIVDGLANLRDGQVVEAAEVELDENGVVVASEGGQRPAERVRPAPRKPRPQARHRSRPAGRLAPTRHRPPLRPVPAQALPRPRPNPRNNPPPPPRGRAGAVGWRGRARPSGSRPRPLPRPARRVRPCRISSSFDPSLPGFWRSSPS, encoded by the coding sequence ATGACCTTGCCCCGCCTTCGTTTCGTCCCGCGCCTGTTGCTGGCCGGTGCCGCGGCATTGGCATTGATCGTCCCCGCCGCCCCGGTGGCGCTGGGCCAGCCGGCGCCCGGCCAGGGTGGTCCGCGTCAGGGCAGCGCAGCGCCCAAGCAGGTCGGCTTTGTCACCGCCGGGGTCAGCGATGTGCCGCAGATCGTCACCCTGCCCGGCCGCGCCGTCGCTTACGAGATCGCAACCGTGCGCCCCCGGGTCGGCGGCCTTGTCGAGGCCATCACCTACGAGCCCGGCCGCCCGATCGAGGCCGGCGCGCCGATGTTCCGGCTGGAGACCGAGACCCTCGATGCGGCGCTTGAATCGGCGCGCGCAGCCGAGCAGGGCGCGACCCTCGCCCGCGATAACGCGCAGGCCACCGTCACCCGCTATCGCACGCTTGAGAACAAGGGCGTCAGCCGGGTGGATCTGCAGGCCGCCGAGGTCGCGCTGAGCCAGGCCGAAGCGAGCCTGATCCAGTCCCGCACCGAGCGCCAGACCGCCGAGCTCGAGCGCGAGCGCGCGGTCATCACCGCCCCCATTGCCGGCATAACCAGCGAGACGGCGGTGACCATCGGCAGCCTGGTGACCGCCAATCAGGCGGACGCGCTGGCGACCGTGACCCGGGTAGACCCGGTCTATGTGGATGTTGCGGCCTCCAGCAGCCAGGTCCTGCAATCGCGTCAGAAAATCCGTCAGGGGGTAATGACCCCGATCACGCCGCCCAAGCTGGAACTGACGCTCGAGGATGGCACTGTCTATGACGGCACGGGCGAGGTCGTCTCGACCGGCTCGACCGTGTCGCCAACCACCGGGACCGTGGACCTGCGCCTGAAATTCGCCAATCCCGACCGGATGATCCTGCCCGGCCAGTTCCTGCGCGTCGCAATCACATTGGGCACGATCCGCGCCGTGCTTGTCCCGCAGCGTGCGACGACCCGGCTGCCGGACGGCAGTCTTGCAGTGTTCGTGGTGACCGAGGGCGGCCGGGCGCATCGCGTGATGCTGACCGAACAGGGCGCGTGGAATAACTCCTGGGCCGTGACCGACGGCGTCGCCGCGGGCGACCGGGTGATCGTGGACGGTTTGGCCAACTTGCGCGACGGCCAGGTGGTCGAGGCGGCCGAGGTGGAACTGGACGAAAACGGCGTCGTCGTGGCGAGCGAGGGGGGCCAGCGCCCGGCGGAACGGGTCCGGCCCGCACCTCGCAAGCCACGTCCGCAGGCGCGACACAGATCGCGGCCGGCCGGGCGGCTGGCGCCAACCCGACACAGGCCGCCGCTGCGCCCGGTCCCGGCGCAGGCGCTCCCCCGTCCCCGGCCCAATCCGCGCAACAATCCCCCACCACCGCCGAGGGGACGGGCTGGCGCGGTTGGCTGGCGCGGGCGCGCGCGGCCCTCGGGCTCGCGCCCGCGGCCGCTGCCGCGCCCGGCGCGCAGGGTTAGGCCATGTCGCATTTCTTCGTCTTTCGACCCGTCTTTGCCTGGGTTCTGGCGATCGTCACCGTCCTGA